CGACTTGAACCCGCGCAGTCTCAGGCTGTTGGTCAGGACGAAGATGCTGGAGAGCGCCATGGCGGCGCCCGCGATCATCGGGTTCAGTACGCCGGAGGCCGCCAGGGGTATGCCGGCGAGGTTGTAGATGAACGCCCAGAACAGGTTGCCCTTGATCGTCGCGAGCGTGCGCCGCGAGAGGCGGACCGCGTCGGCCGCGTCGCGCAGGTCCCCTCGGACGAGGGTGATGTCGCTGGCCTCGATGGCGGCGTCCGTGCCGCCTCCGATGGCGATGCCGAGGTCGGCCTGGGCGAGCGCGGCGGCGTCGTTGATGCCGTCGCCGACCATGGCCACGTTCCGGCCCGCTTCCTGCAGGCGGCGGACCACGGCGGCCTTGTCCTGGGGCAGGACCTCCGCCTCCACCTCGGTGATGCCCATCTCGTCCGCGATGCGGCGGGCCGCGCCCTTGCTGTCGCCGGTGAGGAGGATGGGGTTCAGCCCGAGGCTCCGCATCTCGTCGACGGCGCGGCGGCTGGTGGGCTTGGCTTCGTCCGCGACGAGGAGCAGCCCGCGGAGTTCTCCGTCCCAGCCGACGCCGACCGGCGTGTGGCCGCTGCCGTCGATCTCGGTGAGGCGCCGGCGCAGGTCCTCGGGAACGGACATCCGTTCGCCGACCCAGCCGGGGCGGCCGACCATGATCTCGCGGTCGGCGATGGTGCCCACGACTCCGAACCCGGCGCTGGCCTTGAAGTCCGTCGCCGGGGGCAGGTCCGCGGTCACCTCTCGGGCCGCCGTGGTGACGGCGGTGGCGATGGGGTGTTCCGAGGAGTGTTCCAGGGCTCCGGCGAGGGTCAGCAGCTCCTCGCGGCTCGTTCCCTGGGCACACACCGTTTCGACGAGCCGCATCTTGCCCGTGGTGACCGTGCCGGTCTTGTCGAGCAGCACGGTGTCGATGCGGCGGGTGGACTCCAGGATCTGCGGTCCGCGGATCACGATGCCCAGTTGCGCGCCGCGGCCCGTGCCGACGAGCAGCGCGGTGGGCGTGGCGAGGCCGAGGGAGCACGGACATGCGACCACGAGGACGGCCACCGCGGCGGTGAGCGCGATCACCGCGTCTCCGCCGTTGCCGACCCAGAACCCGCCGACGCCGACCGCGACGGCGATGACCACCGGGACGAAGACCCCGGCGATGCGGTCGGCCAGTCGCTGTACGGGCGCCTTGCCGGCCTGCGCCTCGGAGACGAGCTTGCTGATGTGGGCGAGCTGCGTGTCGGCGCCCACCCGTTCGGCGCGGACGGTCAGGCGACCGCTGAGGTTGACCGTGGCCCCGACGACGGCGTCGCCCTCGGAGACCTCCACGGGGACGCTCTCCCCCGTCAGCATCGACGCGTCGACGGCGGACGCACCGTCCACGACGACCCCGTCGGTGGCGATCTTCTCCCCCGGGCGGACCACGAACAGGTCCCCGACGCGGAGTTCGCCGATGGGGATGCCGACCTCCTGGCCCGCGCGCAGGGCGGTGACGTCCTTGGCGCCGAGTTCGAGCAGTGCGCGTACGGCGCTGCCCGCCCGGCGCTTGGCACGGTGCTCCGCATACCGGCCCGCGAGGACGAAGAGGGTCAGGGAGGTGGCGACTTCGAGGTAGATGTGGTGCAGGCCCTGGCCCGGGGTCGGGGTCATCAGGAAGGGCATCTGCATGCCGGTCACGCCGGCGTAGCCGAAGAAGAGGGCGTACACCGACCATCCGAAGGAGGCGAGGACGCCGATGGAGACGAGCGTGTCCATGGTCCCGGCGGCCTGGCGGAAGTTCTTCCAGGCGACCGCATGGAAGGGCCACGCACCCCAGATGGACACCGGGGCGGCCAGGGCGAACGACAGCCACTGCCAGTTGTCGAACTGCAGCGGCGTGATCATGGCCATGGCGACGACCGGCACGGTGAGCGCGAGGCACACCAGGAGGCGTTGCCGCATGGTGGCCAGTTCCCGGTCGGCCGCCTCTTCGGCGGTCTCACCGGATCCGGCCGCTGCCTGGGCCTCCTGGGGCGACGGCGGCAGGGCGGCGGTGTAGCCCAGCTTCTCGACGGTGTCGAGGAGCTCCTCCAGCGTGTGGCGGTCGTCGTAGCTGACGTGGGCGCGTTCGAGGGCGAAGTTGACCTCGGCGGTCACACCGTCGAGCCGGTTGAGCTTCTTCTCGATACGGGCTGAGCAGGCACCGCAGGTCATGCCACCGATGTCGAGCGTGACTACGGCTGGTGCCGTCGTGGCAGTGCCGGCCATGACTGCACTCTCCTTTGGAATAGGCGGGCGGGGCGGACGGGGCTACAGGGGCTGGAGCGC
This genomic interval from Streptomyces sp. NBC_00193 contains the following:
- a CDS encoding cation-translocating P-type ATPase; its protein translation is MAGTATTAPAVVTLDIGGMTCGACSARIEKKLNRLDGVTAEVNFALERAHVSYDDRHTLEELLDTVEKLGYTAALPPSPQEAQAAAGSGETAEEAADRELATMRQRLLVCLALTVPVVAMAMITPLQFDNWQWLSFALAAPVSIWGAWPFHAVAWKNFRQAAGTMDTLVSIGVLASFGWSVYALFFGYAGVTGMQMPFLMTPTPGQGLHHIYLEVATSLTLFVLAGRYAEHRAKRRAGSAVRALLELGAKDVTALRAGQEVGIPIGELRVGDLFVVRPGEKIATDGVVVDGASAVDASMLTGESVPVEVSEGDAVVGATVNLSGRLTVRAERVGADTQLAHISKLVSEAQAGKAPVQRLADRIAGVFVPVVIAVAVGVGGFWVGNGGDAVIALTAAVAVLVVACPCSLGLATPTALLVGTGRGAQLGIVIRGPQILESTRRIDTVLLDKTGTVTTGKMRLVETVCAQGTSREELLTLAGALEHSSEHPIATAVTTAAREVTADLPPATDFKASAGFGVVGTIADREIMVGRPGWVGERMSVPEDLRRRLTEIDGSGHTPVGVGWDGELRGLLLVADEAKPTSRRAVDEMRSLGLNPILLTGDSKGAARRIADEMGITEVEAEVLPQDKAAVVRRLQEAGRNVAMVGDGINDAAALAQADLGIAIGGGTDAAIEASDITLVRGDLRDAADAVRLSRRTLATIKGNLFWAFIYNLAGIPLAASGVLNPMIAGAAMALSSIFVLTNSLRLRGFKSSSRGEKTTGAAEPLPQAHRSPAAVS